Proteins encoded together in one Impatiens glandulifera chromosome 1, dImpGla2.1, whole genome shotgun sequence window:
- the LOC124919292 gene encoding branched-chain amino acid aminotransferase 2, chloroplastic-like isoform X1 has translation MASIVVFSGLIPNPKHMLRSSPSIFTGTTVSPPSFLKLQKQPYYISRSSNVDTSIRIASSTSSETYGLAEIDWDNLGFSFIPTDYMYTMKCAQGHDFVEGELKRFGNIEMSPCAEVLSYGQGLFEGLKAHRKQDGSIVLFRPEENALRMRIGAERICMPSPTVEQFVDAVNMMVLANKRWVPPAGKGSLYIRPLLMGTGAVLGVAPAPEYTFLIFVSPVGNYFKEGLAPINLIVETEVHRATPGDTGGVKTIGNYAPVLKAQSVAIAKGFTDVLYLDCVQKKYLEEVSSCNVFVVKDNVIATPTIKGTILPGITRKSIIDVARNQGFKVEERLVCVEELLNADEVFCTGTAVVVSPVGSVTYLDKRVTYRNGGVGQVSQQLYSTLTGIQTGIIEDKMNWTVELK, from the exons atggcGAGTATTGTGGTGTTCTCTGGGCTCATTCCAAACCCTAAACATATGTTGAGGTCGTCCCCTTCAATTTTCACTGGTACGACAGTTTCTCCTCCTTCGTTTCTCAAG CTTCAGAAACAGCCTTATTACATTTCTCGCAGTAGTAATGTGGATACCTCTATTCGAATTGCTTCTTCCACCAG CAGTGAGACATATGGATTAGCTGAAATTGACTGGGACAATCTAGGGTTCTCATTTATCCCTACAGATTACATGTACACCATGAAGTGTGCTCAGGGACATGACTTTGTTGAAGGTGAGTTAAAGCGTTTCGGGAACATTGAGATGAGTCCATGTGCTGAGGTTCTAAGTTATGGGCAG GGTTTATTTGAAGGTCTGAAGGCTCATAGGAAACAAGATGGAAGTATTGTTCTCTTTCGTCCAGAGGAAAATGCTTTGCGAATGAGGATTGGTGCAGAGCGTATATGCATGCCTTCTCCAACAGTTGAACAATTTGTAGATGCTGTGAACATGATGGTTTTAGCGAATAAACGATGG GTGCCTCCAGCTGGTAAGGGTTCCTTATATATAAGACCGTTGCTTATGGGAACCGGAGCTGTTCTTGGTGTTGCGCCAGCTCCTGAGTACACATTCCTGATATTTGTTTCTCCTGTGGGAAACTATTTTAAG GAAGGCTTGGcacccataaatttaattgtTGAGACTGAAGTACATCGAGCAACACCTGGTGACACCGGTGGTGTGAAGACCATAGGAAACTATGCTCCA GTCTTAAAAGCACAATCTGTTGCAATAGCAAAAGGGTTTACAGATGTTTTATACCTGGATTGTGTTCAGAAGAAATATCTGGAAGAGGTTTCCTCTTGTAATGTATTTGTGGTGAAG GACAATGTTATTGCTACTCCCACAATCAAAGGGACGATACTTCCTGGCATAACACGAAAGAGTATAATCGATGTAGCTCGAAACCAAGGATTCAAG GTTGAGGAACGACTGGTATGTGTAGAAGAGTTGCTTAATGCTGATGAAGTTTTCTGCACTGGAACAGCTGTTGTTGTATCTCCTGTGGGTAGTGTCACTTACCTTGACAAAAG GGTAACGTACCGAAATGGGGGTGTCGGTCAAGTGTCTCAGCAGCTGTATTCTACCTTAACGGGTATTCAAACGGGGATAATAGAGGACAAGATGAATTGGACTGTCGAGCTAAAGTAG
- the LOC124919292 gene encoding branched-chain amino acid aminotransferase 2, chloroplastic-like isoform X2, translated as MASIVVFSGLIPNPKHMLRSSPSIFTGTTVSPPSFLKLQKQPYYISRSSNVDTSIRIASSTSETYGLAEIDWDNLGFSFIPTDYMYTMKCAQGHDFVEGELKRFGNIEMSPCAEVLSYGQGLFEGLKAHRKQDGSIVLFRPEENALRMRIGAERICMPSPTVEQFVDAVNMMVLANKRWVPPAGKGSLYIRPLLMGTGAVLGVAPAPEYTFLIFVSPVGNYFKEGLAPINLIVETEVHRATPGDTGGVKTIGNYAPVLKAQSVAIAKGFTDVLYLDCVQKKYLEEVSSCNVFVVKDNVIATPTIKGTILPGITRKSIIDVARNQGFKVEERLVCVEELLNADEVFCTGTAVVVSPVGSVTYLDKRVTYRNGGVGQVSQQLYSTLTGIQTGIIEDKMNWTVELK; from the exons atggcGAGTATTGTGGTGTTCTCTGGGCTCATTCCAAACCCTAAACATATGTTGAGGTCGTCCCCTTCAATTTTCACTGGTACGACAGTTTCTCCTCCTTCGTTTCTCAAG CTTCAGAAACAGCCTTATTACATTTCTCGCAGTAGTAATGTGGATACCTCTATTCGAATTGCTTCTTCCACCAG TGAGACATATGGATTAGCTGAAATTGACTGGGACAATCTAGGGTTCTCATTTATCCCTACAGATTACATGTACACCATGAAGTGTGCTCAGGGACATGACTTTGTTGAAGGTGAGTTAAAGCGTTTCGGGAACATTGAGATGAGTCCATGTGCTGAGGTTCTAAGTTATGGGCAG GGTTTATTTGAAGGTCTGAAGGCTCATAGGAAACAAGATGGAAGTATTGTTCTCTTTCGTCCAGAGGAAAATGCTTTGCGAATGAGGATTGGTGCAGAGCGTATATGCATGCCTTCTCCAACAGTTGAACAATTTGTAGATGCTGTGAACATGATGGTTTTAGCGAATAAACGATGG GTGCCTCCAGCTGGTAAGGGTTCCTTATATATAAGACCGTTGCTTATGGGAACCGGAGCTGTTCTTGGTGTTGCGCCAGCTCCTGAGTACACATTCCTGATATTTGTTTCTCCTGTGGGAAACTATTTTAAG GAAGGCTTGGcacccataaatttaattgtTGAGACTGAAGTACATCGAGCAACACCTGGTGACACCGGTGGTGTGAAGACCATAGGAAACTATGCTCCA GTCTTAAAAGCACAATCTGTTGCAATAGCAAAAGGGTTTACAGATGTTTTATACCTGGATTGTGTTCAGAAGAAATATCTGGAAGAGGTTTCCTCTTGTAATGTATTTGTGGTGAAG GACAATGTTATTGCTACTCCCACAATCAAAGGGACGATACTTCCTGGCATAACACGAAAGAGTATAATCGATGTAGCTCGAAACCAAGGATTCAAG GTTGAGGAACGACTGGTATGTGTAGAAGAGTTGCTTAATGCTGATGAAGTTTTCTGCACTGGAACAGCTGTTGTTGTATCTCCTGTGGGTAGTGTCACTTACCTTGACAAAAG GGTAACGTACCGAAATGGGGGTGTCGGTCAAGTGTCTCAGCAGCTGTATTCTACCTTAACGGGTATTCAAACGGGGATAATAGAGGACAAGATGAATTGGACTGTCGAGCTAAAGTAG
- the LOC124922243 gene encoding 1-aminocyclopropane-1-carboxylate synthase 3-like — MKLLSRKAMCNTHGQDSSYFLGWQEYEKNPYDEIRNPTGIIQMGLAENQLSLDLLESWLAENPDAAGFKKGGESIFRDLALFQDYHGLPSFKKAMVDFMGEIRGNKVKFDANKLVLTAGATSANETLMFCLAEPGEAFLLPTPYYPGFDRDLKWRTGVEIVPIHCTSSNGFQITKPALEEAYKTAQTKNLRVKGILVTNPSNPLGTTTTRQELNLLVDFIVKNRLHLISDEIYSGTVFDSPEFTSIMEIMEERKLRETEAWERVHIVYSLSKDLGLPGFRVGAIYSNDEAVVGAATKMSSFGLVSSQTQHLLGEMLSDKKFTKKYVSENQKRLRNRREQLVSGLKNAGIACLSGNAGLFSWVDMSHLLKTKTFEAEMELWKKIVYEVGLNISPGSSCHCTEPGWFRVCFANMSEGTLDLAMQRLKEFVISLTNSSKVDVASDTKTGSRRKSFTKWVFRLSFDGREHRER, encoded by the exons atgaagctTCTATCAAGAAAGGCAATGTGCAATACTCATGGGCAAGATTCATCTTATTTCCTAGGTTGGCAAGAGTATGAGAAGAACCCTTACGACGAAATTCGCAATCCCACCGGCATTATACAAATGGGTCTCGCCGAAAATCAG CTCTCTTTGGACCTTTTAGAGTCGTGGTTAGCGGAGAATCCAGATGCAGCCGGTTTTAAAAAAGGTGGCGAGTCTATTTTTCGAGATCTTGCTTTGTTTCAAGATTACCATGGTCTTCCTTCTTTCAAGAAGGCTATGGTGGATTTCATGGGGGAAATAAGAGGGAACAAAGTTAAGTTTGATGCTAACAAGCTTGTGTTAACCGCTGGTGCAACTTCGGCTAACGAGACACTTATGTTTTGCCTTGCCGAACCGGGAGAAGCGTTTCTACTTCCAACTCCTTACTATCCAGG ATTCGATAGAGATCTCAAATGGCGGACTGGAGTTGAGATTGTCCCGATCCATTGTACAAGCTCCAACGGATTCCAAATCACGAAACCCGCACTCGAGGAAGCTTACAAGACCGCCCAAACCAAAAACCTTAGAGTCAAAGGAATCCTAGTCACCAATCCCTCCAATCCTTTGGGAACTACTACCACTCGACAAGAACTCAACTTACTCGTCGATTTCATCGTGAAAAACCGTCTCCATTTGATAAGCGATGAAATCTACTCGGGCACGGTTTTCGATTCCCCGGAATTCACAAGCATTATGGAAATCATGGAAGAAAGAAAACTGCGTGAAACCGAAGCTTGGGAAAGAGTTCACATAGTGTATTCTCTCTCGAAGGACTTAGGCCTCCCCGGTTTTCGAGTAGGAGCTATCTATTCGAACGACGAAGCCGTCGTGGGCGCCGCCACCAAGATGTCGAGCTTCGGCCTCGTCTCGTCCCAAACGCAACATCTCCTCGGCGAGATGTTGTCCGACAAGAAGTTCACCAAAAAATACGTTTCGGAAAACCAAAAACGTTTAAGGAATCGTCGAGAACAACTCGTATCCGGTTTAAAGAACGCGGGTATTGCGTGCCTTAGTGGAAATGCGGGCCTTTTTAGCTGGGTTGACATGAGCCACCTTTTGAAGACCAAGACATTTGAGGCCGAGATGGAATTATGGAAAAAGATTGTTTACGAGGTTGGTTTGAACATCTCCCCCGGTTCATCGTGCCATTGCACCGAACCGGGTTGGTTTCGTGTTTGTTTTGCCAACATGTCGGAAGGAACCCTAGACCTAGCAATGCAACGGCTCAAGGAATTTGTTATCTCTTTAACTAATTCCTCTAAAGTGGATGTTGCTAGTGATACTAAGACCGGTTCGAGAAGGAAGTCATTTACTAAATGGGTTTTTCGGCTATCGTTCGATGGGCGCGAGCACCGCGAACGATAG